The Fictibacillus arsenicus genome contains a region encoding:
- a CDS encoding YceD family protein, which yields MKWSLQELKNFYRKPLTFEQNVDASGVMEKDPEIRSIDPVYVEGHADVTQQKATFYLTIKGKMVLPCASTLVDVEFPFSVKTTEIFIFDPNYTEFEDEESLHKVEGHYVDLLPVIEEHILLEKPLKITAGDVTDGPAPKEGKGWQRITDEDRQNRVDPRLAGLAKFFDKDNE from the coding sequence ATGAAATGGTCACTACAGGAATTAAAGAATTTTTACCGTAAACCGTTAACGTTTGAACAAAATGTTGATGCGAGCGGTGTGATGGAAAAAGACCCGGAGATCAGAAGCATTGATCCTGTTTACGTAGAAGGACATGCAGATGTTACTCAACAAAAAGCCACTTTTTATTTGACGATAAAAGGAAAAATGGTGCTGCCTTGTGCAAGCACATTGGTGGATGTGGAATTTCCATTTTCGGTAAAAACGACGGAAATTTTCATTTTCGACCCGAACTATACGGAATTTGAAGATGAAGAAAGCCTTCATAAAGTCGAAGGACATTACGTTGATCTTCTCCCTGTCATCGAAGAGCATATTTTGCTTGAAAAGCCGCTGAAAATAACGGCTGGTGATGTCACAGATGGTCCTGCTCCCAAAGAGGGAAAAGGATGGCAAAGGATAACGGATGAAGACCGTCAAAACCGGGTTGACCCGAGATTGGCTGGTCTGGCTAAATTTTTTGACAAAGACAATGAATGA
- the rpmF gene encoding 50S ribosomal protein L32, which produces MAVPFRRTSQTRQAKRRTHYKLSMPGMVKCPQCGEYKLSHRVCRECGSYKGKEVVSK; this is translated from the coding sequence ATGGCAGTACCTTTTCGCAGAACATCACAAACTCGCCAAGCGAAGCGTCGTACACACTATAAGCTTTCCATGCCTGGTATGGTAAAGTGTCCACAGTGCGGAGAATACAAGTTATCTCACCGTGTTTGTCGTGAGTGTGGATCTTACAAAGGAAAAGAAGTAGTTAGCAAGTAA
- a CDS encoding enoyl-CoA hydratase/isomerase family protein encodes MSEQPVLWHKENQIGWVTLNRPSVRNAINFEVMEKLSSLLDTAKKDDDVKVLIITGAGTKAFCSGGDLSAFHSLKTEDEAFGMLSKMGNVLDELFFFPKPTAALINGSAVGGGCEIAAACDIRLARAEAKVGFIQGKLGITTGWGGGSYLLERIGQTEAMDLLYSSSPVTAKQGMDLGFIQYVIKGSSKKEAERYLQRYTSQPLGVITSYKTLQLNRFDQQKIKQNVQHEIRRCAKLWASDEHHRRVEAFLKKA; translated from the coding sequence TTGAGTGAGCAGCCTGTACTCTGGCATAAAGAAAATCAAATCGGTTGGGTAACGCTAAACCGTCCTTCTGTAAGAAATGCAATTAATTTTGAAGTGATGGAAAAATTGTCATCACTATTGGATACAGCAAAAAAAGATGATGATGTAAAAGTGCTGATCATTACGGGAGCTGGAACAAAAGCCTTTTGTTCTGGCGGGGATTTAAGTGCTTTTCACTCATTAAAAACAGAAGATGAAGCATTTGGCATGCTTTCTAAGATGGGGAATGTGCTGGATGAATTATTTTTCTTTCCTAAACCTACTGCAGCATTGATAAATGGCTCAGCGGTTGGAGGGGGTTGTGAGATTGCTGCTGCCTGTGATATCAGGCTTGCACGTGCTGAAGCGAAAGTTGGTTTTATACAGGGTAAGCTTGGAATAACAACTGGCTGGGGTGGGGGCAGCTATCTTTTAGAGCGAATCGGTCAGACGGAAGCCATGGATCTCCTCTATAGCTCTTCTCCAGTCACTGCTAAGCAAGGAATGGACCTCGGATTTATACAATATGTAATCAAAGGAAGCAGTAAAAAAGAAGCTGAACGTTATTTACAGCGATACACTTCACAGCCTCTTGGAGTAATCACTTCCTATAAAACGCTTCAGCTCAATAGGTTTGATCAGCAGAAAATTAAGCAAAATGTTCAGCACGAAATAAGAAGATGTGCAAAACTCTGGGCTTCTGATGAACATCATAGAAGAGTAGAGGCGTTTTTAAAAAAGGCTTAA
- a CDS encoding RsfA family transcriptional regulator, with protein sequence MTNLRQDAWTKDEDAILAEITLRHIREGSTQLVAFEEVGEKLTRTPAACGFRWNSLIRKQYEKAIAEAKKVRKERNKRKGKQLVLQSSDNSFSVNAEVYSRNEGEKSLSLNEIIVFLQQLQSEGPSAKNLEAENKALLSRLQHMKKENGTLKNKLDKVNKEYESVCRDYKEILQIMERARKLTEVPVEN encoded by the coding sequence ATGACCAATTTGCGCCAGGATGCCTGGACAAAAGACGAAGATGCGATTCTTGCAGAAATTACACTAAGGCACATACGTGAAGGCAGTACACAGCTTGTTGCGTTTGAAGAGGTGGGAGAGAAATTAACAAGAACACCTGCTGCCTGTGGGTTTAGGTGGAACTCACTTATACGCAAACAATATGAAAAAGCGATAGCTGAAGCGAAAAAAGTTCGCAAAGAACGCAATAAAAGAAAAGGTAAACAGCTAGTTTTACAATCCAGCGATAATTCATTTTCTGTCAATGCAGAAGTCTATAGCAGAAATGAAGGAGAGAAAAGTCTCTCACTGAATGAAATCATTGTATTTTTACAGCAGCTACAATCAGAAGGTCCATCCGCAAAAAATTTAGAAGCTGAAAACAAAGCCCTGCTTTCAAGGCTGCAGCATATGAAAAAAGAGAACGGAACTCTGAAAAATAAGCTGGATAAAGTTAATAAAGAATATGAATCTGTTTGCCGTGACTATAAAGAAATTCTGCAGATCATGGAAAGAGCTAGAAAACTGACAGAAGTACCTGTTGAAAATTAA
- a CDS encoding N-acetyltransferase, producing MFQYEVKKLLVNYKTLEEFKQFKEYGVQELSMLEDLQENMIENDSESPFYGIYYGDKLVARMSLYQIEAAYDQYFDPPQDYLELWKLEVLPHYQTKGLGRALVEFAKTFNLPIKTNGRQQSGSFWEKMGFEAVTYNKDRDRGQNPYVWYPSGVSEQRLA from the coding sequence ATGTTTCAATATGAAGTTAAGAAATTATTAGTTAACTATAAAACATTGGAAGAGTTTAAACAGTTTAAAGAATATGGTGTACAAGAACTGTCAATGCTCGAGGACCTTCAAGAAAATATGATTGAAAACGACAGCGAGTCCCCTTTCTACGGAATTTATTACGGTGATAAGTTAGTCGCACGAATGAGTTTATATCAGATCGAAGCGGCGTATGATCAATATTTTGATCCTCCGCAAGACTATTTAGAGTTATGGAAACTGGAAGTACTTCCGCATTACCAGACAAAAGGACTTGGAAGAGCTCTAGTGGAGTTTGCTAAAACGTTTAATTTGCCTATCAAGACTAACGGAAGACAGCAATCAGGCAGCTTTTGGGAGAAGATGGGGTTTGAGGCAGTAACATATAATAAAGACCGCGACCGCGGACAAAATCCTTATGTATGGTATCCATCCGGAGTAAGCGAACAGCGGCTTGCATAA
- a CDS encoding acetyl-CoA carboxylase biotin carboxylase subunit — protein sequence MKKILIANRGEIALRIIQTCKEMNIETVAVYSDADKDLPFVKAADVAIHIGESPVAKSYLQSDSILKAAIEQKVDAIHPGYGLLSENDEFAKKIEEADIKFIGPSPQTIEWMGDKIMARKTMQQAGVPIVPGTIEPIEDVEEGVKLAEQIGYPVMLKASSGGGGIGMVKCENKEDLHKHFVSSQQRAKNYFGSGRMFIEKCIENARHIEVQVMGDTHGNIVHLYERDCSIQRRNQKVVEESPSPFLTESLRSKITEAAVEAAKAVNYVNAGTVEFVVSENGDFYFLEMNTRLQVEHPVTESITGLDLVRWQIQIAQGETLPLAQNEILSKGHAMEFRLYAEDPVSFFPAPGKIEELVWPEMDNVRIDTGYESGNQVTPFYDPMIAKIIVSDSNRAECLISAKRFFDSIQIKGLKTNVPLFQQLLEDEGFRKGNYTTDFLSKRSVSKP from the coding sequence ATGAAAAAAATCTTAATAGCTAATCGTGGAGAAATTGCACTTCGAATTATTCAAACGTGTAAAGAAATGAATATTGAAACAGTTGCCGTTTATTCTGATGCAGACAAAGACCTCCCTTTTGTAAAGGCTGCTGATGTGGCAATACATATTGGGGAATCCCCGGTTGCCAAATCTTATTTACAAAGTGATTCTATCTTAAAAGCCGCTATCGAGCAAAAAGTGGATGCTATTCACCCTGGGTATGGCCTTCTATCTGAAAATGACGAGTTTGCTAAAAAAATTGAAGAAGCAGATATTAAATTTATTGGTCCTTCACCTCAAACCATCGAGTGGATGGGTGACAAGATCATGGCTCGCAAAACGATGCAGCAAGCAGGCGTTCCAATCGTTCCGGGCACTATCGAACCAATCGAGGATGTAGAAGAAGGTGTGAAACTTGCTGAACAGATCGGTTATCCTGTCATGCTTAAAGCAAGCAGCGGCGGCGGCGGAATCGGAATGGTAAAATGCGAAAATAAAGAAGATCTTCATAAGCATTTCGTATCCTCGCAGCAGAGGGCTAAGAACTATTTTGGCTCCGGAAGAATGTTTATTGAAAAATGTATTGAAAACGCAAGACATATTGAAGTTCAGGTAATGGGTGATACACATGGGAATATCGTTCACTTGTACGAACGCGACTGCAGCATTCAGCGTCGAAACCAGAAAGTGGTAGAAGAATCTCCTTCACCTTTTTTAACTGAAAGTCTTCGCTCAAAAATTACAGAAGCTGCGGTGGAAGCAGCAAAAGCTGTAAATTATGTGAATGCAGGAACAGTTGAATTTGTAGTAAGTGAGAACGGTGATTTCTACTTCCTGGAAATGAATACACGTCTTCAAGTTGAGCACCCCGTGACAGAAAGTATTACAGGACTTGATTTAGTAAGATGGCAGATTCAGATCGCACAAGGAGAAACTTTGCCACTGGCTCAAAATGAGATCTTGAGCAAAGGGCATGCGATGGAATTCAGACTGTATGCTGAGGATCCAGTTTCTTTCTTCCCTGCGCCTGGAAAGATTGAAGAATTAGTTTGGCCTGAAATGGATAACGTGAGAATTGATACAGGGTATGAAAGCGGAAATCAGGTCACACCTTTTTATGACCCAATGATTGCGAAGATTATTGTAAGCGATTCCAATCGTGCTGAATGTCTGATTAGCGCAAAGCGTTTCTTTGACAGTATTCAGATTAAAGGGCTCAAAACAAACGTGCCGCTTTTTCAACAGCTATTAGAAGATGAAGGATTTAGAAAAGGGAACTACACAACAGATTTCCTCAGCAAGAGATCAGTAAGCAAACCGTAA
- a CDS encoding acetyl-CoA carboxylase biotin carboxyl carrier protein subunit: MKEITASMAGTVWQVLVSEGDEVTAGQTVIILESMKMEIPVDAADAGTVESIKFASGDFVNEGDVLVTLK; encoded by the coding sequence ATGAAAGAAATTACAGCATCTATGGCAGGAACAGTATGGCAAGTATTAGTAAGTGAAGGTGATGAAGTAACAGCAGGACAAACCGTTATTATTTTGGAATCTATGAAAATGGAGATTCCGGTTGATGCTGCAGATGCAGGAACAGTAGAAAGCATCAAGTTTGCATCTGGCGATTTTGTAAATGAGGGAGACGTACTCGTTACGTTGAAATAA
- a CDS encoding acyl-CoA carboxylase subunit beta, translated as MMVAKLENQLKEKIEQIEAGGAQKYHEKNSAQNKMFVRDRLKQLFDKGEYTVEDAKFANNQAGDLPADGVVTAIGKMGGKTVCVMANDSTVKAGSWGARTVEKIIRIQETAQKLKVPMLYLVDSAGARITDQIDMFPNRRGAGKIFYNQVKMSGMIPQICILFGPSAAGGAYIPAFCDVVIMVDQNASMYLGSPRMAEKVIGEKVTLEEMGGARMHCSISGCGDVLAADETEAIEEARRYLSYFPSNYKEKAPVSEALSPKAGRELEEIVPENQNVPFDMYEFIDGLIDEGSFFEMKKLFAQEIVTGFGRINGKPVGIIANQPKVKGGVLFVDSADKAARFITLCDAFSIPLLFLSDVPGFMIGTKVERAGIIRHGAKLIAAMSDVTVPKISVIVRKAYGAGLYAMAGPAFEPDCCLALPTAQIAVMGPEAAVNAVYSNKINEIEDVKERIQFVQQKQQEYKEHIDIYKLASEMIIDDIVSPSSLRDELKNRFSFYENKEMIFSERKHPVYPV; from the coding sequence ATGATGGTAGCAAAATTAGAAAATCAGCTAAAAGAGAAAATTGAACAGATAGAAGCTGGAGGAGCACAAAAGTATCATGAAAAAAACAGTGCCCAAAACAAAATGTTCGTGCGTGACCGTCTTAAACAATTATTCGATAAAGGTGAATATACAGTAGAAGATGCAAAATTCGCTAACAACCAAGCAGGTGATCTGCCTGCTGATGGTGTTGTTACTGCGATCGGTAAGATGGGTGGAAAAACAGTTTGTGTAATGGCAAATGACTCTACAGTAAAAGCAGGCTCTTGGGGAGCACGTACTGTAGAAAAAATAATCCGTATTCAAGAAACGGCTCAAAAACTTAAAGTGCCGATGCTGTATCTTGTTGACTCAGCGGGAGCAAGAATAACAGATCAGATCGACATGTTTCCAAATCGGCGCGGAGCAGGGAAAATCTTTTATAATCAAGTGAAGATGTCAGGGATGATCCCTCAGATCTGTATTTTATTTGGTCCTTCTGCTGCAGGTGGAGCATACATTCCAGCTTTCTGTGATGTTGTTATCATGGTTGATCAAAATGCTTCCATGTATTTAGGAAGTCCGCGTATGGCTGAAAAAGTTATTGGCGAAAAAGTAACGCTTGAAGAAATGGGCGGAGCAAGAATGCATTGTTCGATAAGCGGATGCGGTGATGTTCTGGCTGCAGATGAGACAGAAGCAATTGAAGAAGCTCGCCGTTATCTTTCTTACTTCCCTAGTAACTATAAAGAAAAAGCACCGGTTTCTGAAGCACTCTCTCCAAAAGCAGGGAGAGAGCTCGAGGAGATTGTTCCAGAAAATCAAAACGTTCCTTTTGATATGTATGAGTTTATCGATGGATTGATTGATGAGGGCAGCTTCTTTGAGATGAAAAAGCTGTTCGCACAAGAAATCGTTACTGGATTTGGACGTATTAACGGAAAGCCGGTTGGTATTATTGCAAATCAGCCTAAAGTAAAAGGCGGAGTATTATTTGTAGATTCAGCAGATAAAGCTGCACGGTTTATCACTCTCTGTGATGCTTTCTCAATTCCGCTTCTTTTCTTATCAGATGTTCCCGGCTTTATGATTGGGACAAAAGTTGAGAGAGCAGGAATTATCCGACACGGAGCAAAACTGATTGCTGCGATGAGCGATGTTACGGTTCCGAAAATTTCTGTAATCGTTCGTAAAGCATACGGTGCTGGTCTTTACGCAATGGCAGGTCCTGCTTTTGAACCAGACTGCTGTTTGGCGCTTCCAACAGCGCAGATTGCTGTCATGGGACCAGAAGCAGCAGTAAATGCTGTTTATTCCAATAAAATTAACGAGATTGAAGATGTGAAAGAGCGAATTCAATTCGTACAGCAAAAACAGCAGGAATATAAAGAACACATTGATATTTACAAGCTTGCATCAGAAATGATCATTGATGATATCGTTTCCCCTTCATCCCTTAGAGATGAACTGAAGAACCGATTTAGTTTCTATGAAAACAAAGAAATGATTTTCAGTGAACGTAAACATCCAGTATATCCTGTATAA
- a CDS encoding ketopantoate reductase family protein produces MKVGVIGGGAIGLLISYFLKLNGHEPVIYTRTNAQAEFLNQNGITYRNQSSNEKNVNVQARQVKEYSGEESYCIITVKQTSIPELFFLKDEKFQEVSYLFLQNGISHIKFLENLPQENLSVGVVEHGAVKERFSSVHHLGEGRIKVSSFKGDSTSEWIEILHSLHFPVTAENNWEEVLYKKLIMNSSINPVTAMLRIPNGQLIENKYALSIMKELFEETILVLDMTDKRVELWKELLDLCRNTSFNRSSMLKSVESGQITEIDSITGEIIERAKNRNILVPCSMHVFKAVKALDWRG; encoded by the coding sequence ATGAAAGTCGGTGTGATTGGCGGGGGCGCAATTGGCTTATTAATCTCTTATTTTCTCAAATTAAACGGGCATGAACCTGTTATATATACACGAACTAATGCACAAGCTGAATTTTTAAATCAAAATGGAATTACATATAGAAATCAATCAAGCAATGAAAAAAACGTTAATGTTCAAGCACGCCAAGTGAAGGAATATTCAGGTGAAGAATCGTACTGCATCATTACGGTGAAACAAACTTCGATCCCGGAATTATTCTTTTTAAAAGATGAAAAATTCCAAGAAGTATCGTACTTGTTTTTGCAGAACGGGATTAGCCATATAAAATTTTTAGAAAATCTTCCGCAAGAGAATCTCTCAGTGGGAGTTGTGGAGCACGGAGCAGTTAAAGAAAGGTTTTCATCTGTTCACCACTTAGGAGAAGGCAGAATTAAAGTGTCATCTTTTAAAGGTGATTCAACATCTGAATGGATTGAAATTCTTCATAGTTTACATTTTCCTGTCACTGCAGAGAACAATTGGGAAGAAGTGCTGTACAAAAAATTAATTATGAATTCCTCCATAAATCCAGTAACTGCAATGCTTAGAATACCGAACGGTCAATTGATCGAAAATAAATATGCTCTTTCAATCATGAAGGAACTTTTTGAAGAAACAATTTTAGTTTTGGATATGACGGATAAACGAGTTGAATTATGGAAGGAATTGTTAGATCTTTGCAGAAATACTTCATTTAACCGTTCTTCTATGCTAAAGAGCGTCGAAAGCGGCCAAATAACTGAAATAGACAGCATTACAGGTGAAATTATAGAGCGTGCAAAGAATAGGAACATACTGGTTCCTTGTTCTATGCATGTGTTTAAAGCTGTTAAAGCATTGGATTGGAGAGGATGA
- a CDS encoding DUF3397 domain-containing protein: MSSVFGAVLASFITVPFLVFFVVNMSIYKVTRKKRKAFKISTDVTTLFLFLSIERMTVEIWGQSYYWVLIILFISGCVLFTLLIWKNDLDMPLGKIFRLNWRLQFLLLTFGYFSLMAYGIIDRILKA; this comes from the coding sequence TTGTCTAGTGTTTTTGGTGCTGTTCTTGCTTCATTCATAACGGTACCATTTCTTGTCTTTTTTGTTGTTAATATGAGCATTTATAAAGTAACCAGGAAAAAAAGAAAAGCTTTTAAAATAAGTACGGATGTAACAACCCTTTTTTTATTTCTTTCGATTGAAAGAATGACAGTTGAAATTTGGGGCCAATCTTATTATTGGGTACTAATCATATTGTTTATATCAGGATGTGTATTGTTCACATTACTAATCTGGAAAAATGATCTGGACATGCCACTGGGGAAAATCTTCAGACTGAACTGGCGGCTGCAGTTTTTGCTGCTTACTTTTGGCTATTTTTCACTTATGGCATACGGGATAATCGATCGCATACTTAAGGCTTAG
- the bshC gene encoding bacillithiol biosynthesis cysteine-adding enzyme BshC — protein MRLEEIKLQTSPFLEKYLNGDEDAASFFDYKEPFNNRDFFKRQQELKNYSFPRNELTEYLSSYNQKIGTSDKTLNNIQKLKSSDGLAVVGGQQAGLLTGPLLVIYKCISTIHLAKQAEKELGVPVAPVFWIAGEDHDMDEINHVIVPMNDTAKKISLKAASSVKSSASLWQWDPDDVKPWLKDVFRSFGETAFTNDFLAQTERFLYESDSIVTFFAKLLSCWFSEEGLILLDSGDPEFKKLQSKYLEKMIRNNLDIDQAFKMQTKNLNSKGFADPIEVQQNNAHLFYTKNGERILLFRNEHGFTSKEKDFTISVDELLKEAALYPEKFSNNVVTRPLMQEFLLPALSFIAGPGEISYWASLGKVFRHFDRKMPVVMPRLSITLVPQRIKGLLDSKKLRAEQVLVEGTEKYKRDWFDENRPVETNDSIETVKSDIAKSYSQLVKLAEEIDPKLLPVAEQNLNRILSEIDYMEQKMEQRVRQKVKVPLAEFDEIMLELKPGGVLQERVWNVYQYMNEEGSDLIKDLLEFPFCFNEKHKIVFL, from the coding sequence ATGAGACTGGAGGAAATAAAACTTCAGACATCGCCATTTCTAGAGAAGTACTTGAATGGAGATGAGGATGCTGCCAGTTTTTTTGATTATAAAGAGCCTTTTAACAACAGGGATTTTTTTAAAAGACAGCAGGAGTTAAAGAATTATTCGTTTCCAAGAAATGAACTGACTGAATATTTGTCATCATACAACCAAAAGATCGGTACTTCAGACAAAACACTGAATAACATTCAAAAATTAAAAAGCAGTGATGGATTAGCAGTTGTAGGAGGGCAGCAAGCCGGTCTTCTTACTGGACCGCTACTCGTAATCTATAAATGTATCAGCACAATTCATTTAGCCAAACAAGCAGAAAAAGAGCTTGGGGTTCCAGTTGCTCCTGTATTCTGGATAGCAGGTGAAGATCATGATATGGATGAGATAAACCACGTTATTGTTCCTATGAATGATACTGCTAAGAAAATTTCTTTAAAAGCAGCGTCATCAGTAAAATCTTCTGCTTCATTGTGGCAATGGGATCCAGATGATGTGAAGCCTTGGCTCAAAGATGTTTTTCGTTCGTTTGGAGAAACTGCTTTCACAAATGACTTCCTTGCACAAACTGAACGTTTTCTTTACGAATCAGACTCTATCGTAACCTTTTTTGCAAAACTTCTTTCATGCTGGTTTTCAGAAGAAGGATTAATATTACTGGATTCAGGTGATCCTGAATTCAAAAAGCTTCAATCTAAATATCTTGAAAAGATGATTCGAAACAATCTTGATATCGATCAGGCATTTAAAATGCAAACTAAGAATCTGAACAGTAAGGGATTTGCTGATCCGATTGAAGTTCAGCAAAACAATGCTCATTTGTTTTACACGAAAAATGGGGAGCGTATTCTGTTATTTCGAAATGAACATGGTTTCACTTCTAAGGAAAAAGACTTTACAATTTCTGTAGATGAATTATTGAAAGAAGCTGCACTTTATCCAGAGAAGTTCAGTAATAATGTAGTGACTCGTCCTTTAATGCAGGAATTCCTGCTGCCTGCTTTATCCTTTATAGCAGGTCCAGGAGAAATTTCATACTGGGCATCACTTGGAAAAGTCTTTCGTCATTTTGACCGTAAAATGCCTGTAGTAATGCCAAGACTGTCTATAACACTTGTACCACAAAGGATTAAGGGACTCTTAGATTCTAAGAAACTTAGAGCGGAACAGGTGTTAGTAGAAGGAACTGAAAAGTACAAAAGAGATTGGTTCGATGAGAACAGACCTGTTGAAACGAATGATTCAATAGAGACTGTGAAATCGGATATCGCAAAATCATATTCACAGCTGGTAAAGCTTGCTGAGGAAATAGATCCTAAGCTGCTTCCAGTCGCTGAGCAAAACTTGAACCGTATTTTATCTGAGATTGATTATATGGAACAAAAGATGGAACAGCGTGTCAGGCAAAAAGTAAAAGTTCCGCTTGCTGAATTTGATGAAATTATGCTGGAATTAAAACCAGGCGGTGTATTGCAAGAAAGAGTGTGGAACGTATATCAATATATGAACGAAGAAGGCTCAGATTTAATAAAAGACCTATTAGAATTCCCTTTTTGTTTCAATGAAAAACATAAAATTGTTTTCCTGTAA